A genome region from Brassica oleracea var. oleracea cultivar TO1000 chromosome C2, BOL, whole genome shotgun sequence includes the following:
- the LOC106324604 gene encoding uncharacterized protein LOC106324604, with the protein MHCFVHCPFTVNIWELAPVLNKPNFVAITDFAICLQSSRRLICLPPTGLTSANIFQWLCWAIWIARNKRIFENRTTSAEDVISKAVSVAAEWKRAQLTEKDPATAASTVTSNCTTTRNLTNHTKVCTDAAWNESRQTAGLGWFFSDQLRPSFHQGSKTEVFVKSPLIAEALAIRQALETARHMVVTNLLVNSNSQTLLYPPWGKQALYSSDAL; encoded by the exons ATGCATTGTTTTGTTCATTGCCCCTTCACAGTAAACATTTGGGAGTTAGCCCCCGTGCTTAACAAACCAAACTTCGTAGCCATCACAGATTTTGCTATCTGCCTTCAATCTTCGAGGAGACTTATCTGCCTCCCTCCGACGGGATTAACTTCTGCCAACATTTTCCAATGGTTATGTTGGGCTATCTGGATAGCTAGGAACAAAAGGATTTTCGAGAATAGGACCACTTCAGCGGAAGATGTTATCTCAAAGGCTGTCTCAGTAGCTGCAGAATGGAAAAGAGCACAACTTACCGAGAAAGATCCTGCAACAGCGGCTTCAACTGTGACCAGTAACTGCACCACGACTAGAAACCTAACCAACCATACCAAAGTGTGTACTGATGCAGCATGGAACGAATCAAGACAAACAGCGGGACTGGGATGGTTTTTTTCTGACCAACTGAGACCATCCTTTCACCAAGGTAGTAAAACAGAGGTGTTCGTCAAGTCACCGCTAATAGCAGAAGCACTAGCTATCCGACAGGCTCTAGAGACGGCAAGACACATGGTCGTCACAAATCTACTTGTCAATTCCAACTCTCAAACTCTT CTTTATCCCCCGTGGGGAAAGCAGGCTTTGTATTCTTCTGATGCACTTTAG
- the LOC106326494 gene encoding uncharacterized protein LOC106326494 isoform X2 — protein MGNCQAAEAATVLIHHPSENKVERIYWSVTASDVMKSNPGHYVAVVVTSPTLRNEKGSLLKQLKLLRPDDILLIGHVYRLVSFEEVLNEFATKKCVKLGKLMKEGGGLELKKRKKHKQKTGQETGRINRQSDPSENVAGEDGVDGFIIRRSQSGGRGRGGWRPALHSIPELGPS, from the exons ATGGGGAACTGTCAAGCGGCGGAGGCAGCGACGGTTTTGATCCATCACCCGTCGGAGAACAAGGTTGAGAGGATTTACTGGTCGGTGACCGCAAGCGACGTCATGAAATCCAATCCTGGTCATTACGTTGCGGTGGTAGTGACATCACCGACATTGAGGAACGAGAAAGGATCTCTCTTGAAGCAGCTCAAGCTCCTTCGACCAGATGACATTTTACTCATCGGACATGTTTATCGTCTCGTCAGCTTTGAAG AGGTTTTGAATGAGTTTGCGACGAAGAAGTGTGTGAAGCTTGGGAAGCTAATGAAAGAAGGAGGAGGACTCGAGCTGAAGAAGAGGAAGAAACACAAGCAGAAGACGGGTCAAGAAACGGGTCGGATCAACCGACAATCTGATCCGAGTGAAAAT GTCGCCGGAGAAGACGGTGTAGATGGGTTTATTATAAGGCGGAGCCAAAGCGGAGGAAGAGGTAGAGGTGGCTGGAGGCCAGCTTTACACAGCATTCCGGAACTTGGACCCTCATGA
- the LOC106326494 gene encoding uncharacterized protein LOC106326494 isoform X1, producing MGNCQAAEAATVLIHHPSENKVERIYWSVTASDVMKSNPGHYVAVVVTSPTLRNEKGSLLKQLKLLRPDDILLIGHVYRLVSFEEVLNEFATKKCVKLGKLMKEGGGLELKKRKKHKQKTGQETGRINRQSDPSENVGNDTVAGEDGVDGFIIRRSQSGGRGRGGWRPALHSIPELGPS from the exons ATGGGGAACTGTCAAGCGGCGGAGGCAGCGACGGTTTTGATCCATCACCCGTCGGAGAACAAGGTTGAGAGGATTTACTGGTCGGTGACCGCAAGCGACGTCATGAAATCCAATCCTGGTCATTACGTTGCGGTGGTAGTGACATCACCGACATTGAGGAACGAGAAAGGATCTCTCTTGAAGCAGCTCAAGCTCCTTCGACCAGATGACATTTTACTCATCGGACATGTTTATCGTCTCGTCAGCTTTGAAG AGGTTTTGAATGAGTTTGCGACGAAGAAGTGTGTGAAGCTTGGGAAGCTAATGAAAGAAGGAGGAGGACTCGAGCTGAAGAAGAGGAAGAAACACAAGCAGAAGACGGGTCAAGAAACGGGTCGGATCAACCGACAATCTGATCCGAGTGAAAATGTGGGTAACGATACG GTCGCCGGAGAAGACGGTGTAGATGGGTTTATTATAAGGCGGAGCCAAAGCGGAGGAAGAGGTAGAGGTGGCTGGAGGCCAGCTTTACACAGCATTCCGGAACTTGGACCCTCATGA
- the LOC106325587 gene encoding uncharacterized protein LOC106325587 codes for MKAKKMKKESNLAKLVKSPVRFLIMARDAYIRSMTSCSAGYIRGGGGSGGFGLPAGNFQICTTLPRSFTLNSSTTTAATRERCRFVSDYSRGGGKITVATGGPLDLRRNYSCIVMGRIDEEKACDKFEEEDLLFDKFKKRKIDKSFYYTSKIKEKK; via the coding sequence ATGAAAGCTAAAAAGATGAAGAAAGAGAGCAACCTAGCAAAACTGGTGAAATCTCCGGTTCGTTTTTTGATCATGGCACGTGATGCCTACATACGTAGCATGACATCATGCTCCGCCGGTTACATTCGTGGTGGTGGTGGCTCCGGCGGTTTCGGTTTGCCGGCTGGTAATTTCCAAATCTGCACCACTCTCCCTCGTAGCTTCACACTCAATTCGTCCACGACGACGGCAGCGACACGTGAACGCTGCCGGTTTGTCTCGGACTACTCACGTGGTGGTGGAAAAATCACGGTGGCGACTGGAGGACCGTTGGACCTCCGAAGAAACTATAGCTGCATAGTGATGGGAAGGATCGATGAAGAGAAGGCTTGTGATAAGTTCGAAGAAGAGGATTTGCTATTTGACAAATTCAAGAAACGAAAAATAGATAAGAGTTTTTACTATACGTCCAAGATAAAAGAAAAAAAGTAA
- the LOC106326099 gene encoding cysteine-rich and transmembrane domain-containing protein A-like has product MYNQQQYPVGAPPPQGYPPKDAYPPTGYPPAGYPPPGYAQGYPAQGYPPPQYSQAPPQQKQQVGMLEGCLAALCCCCLLDACF; this is encoded by the exons ATGTATAATCAACAACAGTATCCAGTTGGTGCTCCTCCTCCCCAAG GGTATCCTCCTAAAGACGCTTATCCTCCAACCGGTTATCCTCCCGCCGGTTATCCGCCGCCGGGATATGCTCAGGGATACCCTGCTCAAGGTTATCCTCCACCTCAATACTCTCAAGCTCCTCCTCAGCAAAAGCAACAAGTCGGTATGCTCGAAGGATG TTTGGCTGCTCTCTGCTGTTGCTGTCTCTTGGATGCTTGTTTCTGA
- the LOC106325549 gene encoding phytosulfokines 5-like, which yields MAKFTTFFFIIVLLLCSTLTNASAQPTPTSVYPGEISVEKLEQGEENCEGVGEEECFLIRRTLAAHTDYIYTQNHNP from the exons ATGGCTAAGTTCACAACTTTCTTCTTTATCATTGTTCTCCTCCTCTGCTCCACGCTAACAAACGCATCAGCCCAGCCTACTCCAACGTCCGTTTATCCGGGAGAAATCTCCGTTGAG AAATTAGAACAAGGAGAGGAAAACTGCGAAGGTGTTGGAGAAGAAGAATGCTTCTTGATACGTAGAACTTTGGCTGCTCATACTGATTACATCTACACACAAAACCACAATCCCTAA